The Methylomusa anaerophila genome has a segment encoding these proteins:
- a CDS encoding phosphoribosylanthranilate isomerase — translation MCGVSSLATAVTAKECGADYIGFVFAPSRRRIAIPDACNIAREVKGIGKVGVFVNAPIYELLEIARQCRLDYVQLHGDESPAYCQKVNIPFIKAVRVNNELTAAYLAQYQADYILLDSYVPGRQGGTGITFDWNKTKDLRRKVDTPIIVAGGLTVSNVAEAIGTLLPAGIDVSGGVETNGQKDDDKIKCFVAAARRAAQGGGHPC, via the coding sequence ATTTGCGGCGTTTCATCCTTGGCGACTGCGGTGACGGCGAAAGAGTGCGGCGCTGATTATATTGGTTTTGTATTCGCGCCGAGCCGGCGACGGATCGCCATACCGGATGCGTGTAATATAGCGCGGGAAGTCAAAGGGATCGGTAAAGTTGGGGTGTTTGTCAACGCCCCGATTTATGAATTGCTGGAAATTGCCCGGCAATGCCGGCTTGACTATGTGCAGCTTCATGGCGACGAATCTCCCGCGTATTGTCAGAAAGTAAACATTCCTTTCATCAAAGCGGTTCGGGTAAATAACGAACTAACGGCGGCATACCTGGCGCAATATCAGGCGGACTATATCCTCCTGGATAGCTACGTTCCCGGCCGACAGGGCGGTACCGGCATAACCTTTGATTGGAATAAAACCAAGGATTTACGCCGTAAAGTGGATACTCCCATCATCGTGGCCGGGGGTCTTACCGTGTCAAACGTAGCGGAAGCCATAGGTACTTTGCTTCCTGCCGGTATAGATGTTTCCGGGGGAGTCGAAACCAACGGACAAAAAGATGATGATAAAATCAAATGCTTTGTAGCGGCAGCA